Within the Sarcophilus harrisii chromosome 2, mSarHar1.11, whole genome shotgun sequence genome, the region ATAGATCATCAAGCTCTTTTGAAACAGTTTGAGCATCTAAATCATCAGAATCCTGACAAGTTTGAACCAAGAGACTTAGATATGTTAATCAAAGCTGCTAcaaatgatttagaaaactatGATAGGACTCGccatgaagaatttaaaaaatatgaaatgatggAGCATGAAAGGCGAGAATATTTGAAAacattgaatgaagaaaaaagacatgAAGAAGAATCTAAGtttgaggaaatgaaaaagaaacatggaaatCATCCAAAAATTAACCACCCAGGGAGCAAAGACCAACTAAAAGAGGTATGGGAGGAGGCAGATGGACTGGATCCTAGAGACTTTGACCCGAAgacatttttcaaattacatgatGTCAACAGTGATGGTTTTTTGGATGAGCAAGAATTAGAAGCCCTGTTTACCAAAGAGTTAGAAAAAGTATATGACCCTAAAAATGAAGAGGATGACATGgtagaaatggaagaagaaaggcTTAGAATGAGGGAACATGTCATGAATGAGGTTGATGTTAACAGGGACCGGTTAGTGACTTTGGAAGAATTTCTAAAAGCTACTgagaaaaaagaattcttggagCCAGATAGCTGGGAGACATTGGATCAGCAGCAGCTTTTCACAAAAGAAGAGCTGAAAGAATTTGAAAACCATATCTTTGAACAAGAGCACAAGCTCAAGCAGAAGGCAGAAGATCTCCAGAAGCAAAAAGAACTTCAGCTTCAGCACAACCACCTTCAGGCCCAGAAACAGGAATACCAGCAGGTGGTACAGCAGATGGAACAAAAGAGATTACAACAAGGAATACCTCCAGCAGGGCCAGGTGGAGAATTAAAATATCAGCCACCTGGGCAGCAACAAGAGGAGAAATCAGAAAAACATTCTCTAGGCAGTGACCACCTTCAGCCTTTGCCACCACAGCACGTTTCTCCTCTTCAGGAAGGAGCAGCCATGGCTGAACATGTCCAGATTCACCCTTAATCACCTGGTGCCTCAACTTTataattgttcatttttgtttgtttataaaggGAGACTAAAGTGGagtaagaaattaaatttaaaagtcctATTTCTTGCCCTTACCTGTagcatcatcaaaaaaaaaaaaaaaaaaaaaaaagaatgtaattttGTTTCTAGCAACATTTTAaggcaatttttattttcttgtaaaaatgTAAAGGGAGAGAAGGTTACTGAAAACCTAATTCCCTTTTTTGACTTCCTTAAGACAAATCTTATTGTCTGGAGGATAAGATCCCATTAGATAATAAAAACTACTAGTTAGCTGTGAATAATAATTTGTTCTCAGGAGAATCCCAGAACTAACTtagaacatatatgtataattccAACAAAAGATGATCGAGAACTTGGATCCAAAGGTCAAGTTTTTCCATTTCAAGCACTGCCAACCTGCTTGTTGTTTCTGAGACCAAAAAAGTAACCCTCAAAACAAAACTTTGGAACTtaagctttgatttttttaattgccttGAAGAATTATGCAGAATAGTATTGATCATGTTTACAGATCCCTCAGATTCTCACTATGTAAAGACTTTggcataaatatttttaactttggTTATAATGAAGGTAACATTGTACCAGTTGTGGGGCAACaatttacaatattgtttttcttgcGTAATAGCCTCTCTTCCTAAGAGTCCCAGAAACTGCATGTTATTTAAATcgtttttattgaaaaaaagatattacaaaaaaTAACATTGGAGTTTGCTGTGCAAATTTGCCTACCTCCTTTCATTTCTGCATTCATATGgtatatttcctttaattttctgtatttaaaattataaatttcaatgttaatagtaaaaaaaaaattatggtatatgaactctatggaatactattgttctgtaagaaacgactagcaggatgatttccaagAGGCTTGGAGatatctacatgaactgatgctaatgaaatgaacagacccaggagatcattattcacagCATCAACAAGACTGTATGAccatcaattctgatagacgcgGCTCTCTTCCACAgggagatgattcagaccagttccacttgtttagtgaagaagaaagccatctacaccaagagagaggattgcaggaactgaatgtggaaaacaacatagcattctcactttttctgttgatatttgcatagcattatgttttctttctcagtttttctttttcttccttcttgatctgatttttcatatatagcaagataactgtataaatatgtatgcatatattagatctAACATgcttttcaacatatttaacatgtattggacttccTGCCagttaggggagagggtggggggaaggaggggaaaatttggagcaaaaggttatgcaagggtcagtgttggaaaaatcaCCCATTCATATGCTTTGTAAAAGAAATGGTGAGTTCCCCCTCACTACCTGAAAGCCTTCATGTAAACGGTGACTGATATTTTGGCATATTTTacaagggaagattttttttttttaatgaatgattggACAATATCACCATTTAGTTTCCTCCCAACTCAGAGGTTTTGTATTTCTAAGGAAGATAGCTATAGAAGCTTTTCAGTTGGAAAGTCTCCATCTCAGTGAATCAGGAAGCAAGACAATTTTCTATAAATTGGGAATAGAGAGTTGGGCTTCAGTTGGaggtgaaaggaagaaagaaagtacCATAGGACAATCAATGTGGCAATTGACTAGGGATGAGGATAGATTATAAGTGTTGTATAATAATACTGAGTTATGTAACAAATTTGTAGTAGGTGAAATCAACTTCATTTTATAATCTATTATGAGGTTGTAATCTTAGATAAGgagtagagaaaataaataatgaaataaaataataaaataatgaattccaaAAAACGAACATGTATTCAGGGCTTACTATATATTGAacactatataaaaatataaaagcaatgagagacccttccctcaaggagcttacattctttttttttcccttcaatttttaaagattatttatttatttttaacattcttttgtttttaaattttgagttccaaattttctttctcttccacacCCTCCTTTATCCACTAAAGAGGTAAACAATATGATgctaattataaatgtgaattcatgtaaaatatatttccagattagcctaattaaaaaaaaacaccccaagaaaataaagtaagaCAAATTTtacagttatctcttccacatcatgACTCTCCCCATCACAGTttcaatattttaagatttagcataagaaattaaataggaattccggggagttttgcagaagctgcagatGATGTGTGAAGGTCAGTAGAcaacttagaaaaatatttagaaacttagaaattcataaaatatactTATGATTTtgcataatatcaacatatttcatttttaaataccaTAATAATTTAGACATCTTCTCTGATATTAAGTAAAGggcaaaattttttatttgaattttatagaTCATGGGGGCAATTATATCTCTAACCTCTAAAATTTGGAAGGGATAACtatttcaatttgcactcagagctcatcagttctctctctggagatgagGTCTCTGGAatggtcttggatcattatattgatcaaagTAGCGAAatccttcacagttgatcatcattactagattgttactatatacaatgatttcctggttcttctcacttcacttggtatcagtcttgccatgtttttctgaaaccaaccagttcactactccaccaacTATTCATTGTGTACCCATTTTCCCCTCATCTCCTCTAGCATTTGCCATTTCTAATAGGTGTGAaatagtacctcaaagttgttttaatttgcatttctttaattaataatgactAGAGCATTTTATAGtctttaaattgttttgaattcttcttctgaaaactgcctgtttatatccaataactatttattaattgatgaacggctcttatttttataagctTTACTGAGCTCTATTCTCAGTTCATATTCTGGTTCCATCTTGGGGTGAGTTCATCTCATTAATagtcacagttatgattactataaatatattttcctccttcctcttttcctcccctgtCCTTTCTCCTCCTGCCCTCCTTTTtccttgtccctcctcaaaaatgttttgcttatgACTACTGTGTCTCCCAATCCACCCTCCCCTTTTCTCATCCCTCCCCCTTTTACTTCCCTGTAGGGTAAGAAAGATTGTTATATTCAATTGAGTGTGcatgttattccttctttaattcaATTCCAATGAAAGTAAATTCAAGTATTGCCTGCCCCCTTCTCCCATCTTCCTCTCCACTGTATAAactcttttgtacctctttaatTTAAGATGATTTACCCCATTCTATCTCATCCTTTCCCCTTCTAGCAGTGCATCCCTTTTCCTCactcttttattaaaaaacttattttttatatcatcccatcatattcaaATTGTCCCTGTGCCCTCTATCTATGTCTACTCATTTTAATTACCTTAACAGTAATAAAATTCTTAAGTTATAAGCataatcttcccatataggaatgtaaatagtttagtCTTATTGAATTCctcatgatttctctttcctatttacttTTAATGCCTTTCTTGAGCCTTATCTCTCacagtcaaattttctattcaactctttttttttttcatcaggaatatttgaaagtcctttatttcattaaatatccatgtttccccctgaaggattatactcataGGTTATTCTTTGTTGCAATGTGAACTTCTTTGCTTGCTAAAATGTTGTATTCCaaaccctctgatcctttaatgtagaggctgCAACTGGCTCCCTAAAGTTTGAAttgttttctccttgacctaaaAGCTCTGGAGTTTGTCTATGTTATTCTTGAGAGATTTCATTTGGATATGTCTTTCAGGAGGTAACTGGtggtttctttcaatttctatttttctttcttttctagtatagttttccttgataattttttgaaatatgatggcTAGATTTctgggggtagagccaagatagtggagataacacatgtttctttctgactttctctacaaccctcacactaattatgaaatccagcctttgaattagctctggaccagcagaacccacaaatattgggagtacacaaattatcagcagaagataattttgaagatcaccagaaaaggtctgttttaattggaaatgggagggaggcagccagcacaaGCAGCGAGCACAAATACCAATGCAGACTGAAAGAATCCTGGGGTGGTACAGTCTCCTCCACATGGTGGAAAATCTGTGAGGAGGAAACAACCAGAGAAGGTCTGTTTCTATCTGTAACTGGAGGGAGAGAGGC harbors:
- the LOC116421764 gene encoding nucleobindin-2-like, which codes for MWWRTIELQCYIFLVNCLLTGLEAVPIDIDKTKVKDVPNVEGEKIETPDTGLYYDEYLRQVIDVLETDKHFREKLQNADIDEIKSGKLSKELDLVSHHVRTRLDELKRQEVARLRMLIKAKLDSIQDTGIDHQALLKQFEHLNHQNPDKFEPRDLDMLIKAATNDLENYDRTRHEEFKKYEMMEHERREYLKTLNEEKRHEEESKFEEMKKKHGNHPKINHPGSKDQLKEVWEEADGLDPRDFDPKTFFKLHDVNSDGFLDEQELEALFTKELEKVYDPKNEEDDMVEMEEERLRMREHVMNEVDVNRDRLVTLEEFLKATEKKEFLEPDSWETLDQQQLFTKEELKEFENHIFEQEHKLKQKAEDLQKQKELQLQHNHLQAQKQEYQQVVQQMEQKRLQQGIPPAGPGGELKYQPPGQQQEEKSEKHSLGSDHLQPLPPQHVSPLQEGAAMAEHVQIHP